The Brachyspira aalborgi genome has a segment encoding these proteins:
- the rpmB gene encoding 50S ribosomal protein L28 yields the protein MARVCEICGKGKQNGNSVSHSNIKTKRSFNANLQNIRIEVNGTVRKALVCAKCIKGNKIVKAK from the coding sequence ATGGCAAGAGTATGCGAAATATGCGGAAAAGGAAAACAAAACGGAAATAGCGTAAGCCATTCTAATATAAAAACCAAACGCTCTTTTAATGCCAATTTGCAAAATATAAGAATAGAAGTTAATGGAACGGTAAGAAAAGCTTTAGTATGCGCGAAATGTATAAAGGGAAATAAAATAGTAAAAGCCAAATAA
- a CDS encoding DUF4912 domain-containing protein — protein sequence MSTTGKKTAPKKETVIKKSVVKKTVSEKDTAKKTTTTKIVKAVAPKKASVKKITPVKKTAIKKAAIKKPSSKEYEEIIEIQHKYIPDEVDIVRELPNRYNETRLTLMMRDPEWCFFYWDISDYDISYHSLNSRRISVRIFHVFGYDITNGEIHRELDVNAIYGDRYINLAMPHAYFIGELGYYDENNRFIVLARSNMIYAPRDSISNIYDEEWMVNEEIIRLLKSPKALRESLSSATIFELIDLKRHHLAGSSSSLFRRKD from the coding sequence ATGTCTACAACAGGTAAAAAAACGGCTCCGAAAAAAGAGACGGTTATTAAAAAAAGTGTCGTAAAAAAAACGGTTTCTGAAAAAGATACCGCCAAAAAAACGACAACTACCAAAATTGTAAAGGCGGTAGCGCCGAAAAAAGCGAGCGTTAAAAAAATTACTCCCGTTAAAAAAACGGCTATTAAAAAAGCCGCCATTAAAAAACCATCTTCTAAAGAGTATGAAGAGATTATAGAGATTCAACACAAATATATTCCCGATGAAGTCGATATAGTTAGAGAATTGCCGAATAGATATAATGAAACGAGATTAACTTTAATGATGCGTGATCCGGAATGGTGTTTCTTTTATTGGGATATTTCGGATTACGACATCTCTTATCATTCTTTGAATAGTCGTAGAATATCCGTTAGAATATTTCATGTATTTGGTTATGATATTACTAACGGCGAAATCCATAGAGAGTTGGATGTTAATGCTATTTATGGAGACAGATATATTAATTTGGCTATGCCCCATGCTTATTTTATAGGCGAATTAGGTTATTATGACGAAAATAACAGATTTATAGTATTAGCCAGAAGCAATATGATATACGCTCCAAGAGATTCTATAAGCAATATATACGATGAAGAGTGGATGGTAAACGAAGAGATAATAAGATTATTGAAATCTCCGAAGGCTTTAAGAGAGTCTCTATCTTCCGCTACAATATTCGAACTTATTGACTTGAAAAGACATCATTTGGCAGGTTCGTCTTCATCTCTATTTAGGAGAAAAGATTAA
- the ispH gene encoding 4-hydroxy-3-methylbut-2-enyl diphosphate reductase, protein MNIDIGKFAGFCDGVKYAVENTFSQAAKSEDKIFVDGHLIHNPQTLDMLENNGVHTYEDKEDMSILDGKTVIIRAHGVSPSRREALSKHAKKLVNLTCKYVAKTQGLVKKYSLLGYRIIVIGNPNHPEIIGVCGFADDVFVIYKDADLNNIPNNEKKTLIVAQTTLQKDIFYNFVSKIKEKYKTSEIIIKDTICEATEQRQNEILDIAKRNDVVLVIGGSESSNTKNLYKIASEIKPSFYVEYKEDLDNLDLSSYKNIGIMAGASTPDWLIEEVAQTIKDKYASNVSKFFSKIFDFLNYGYIFFSIGAFLMSYAIYDILSQTFQYQIGIITASYYLYTSLSNGYSNYAIRISDKKRFAFYNKYKLFFMFIIFISCASMFYFSYKMSVGILMLTILSSLLGMGYNMSFKNKSKFDNSLFFKLFKKLIPFKAIVISVAVTILLNGSIFILNRNIIKEKFFAYLFSASIVFIFMFIRQALIEIKFSQSDKIAGAVTLTAYIEPKKLAILTGILPIVPILFMFIGIIMHQFSLSNNIKYLIPIVYSSIVSFIAMRRNAITISRHLFSFLIDSPLYILFLTALI, encoded by the coding sequence ATGAATATCGATATAGGCAAATTTGCAGGTTTTTGCGATGGCGTAAAATATGCGGTTGAAAATACTTTCTCTCAAGCGGCTAAAAGCGAAGATAAAATATTTGTCGATGGACATTTAATACATAATCCTCAAACTTTGGATATGCTTGAAAATAACGGAGTTCATACTTACGAAGATAAAGAGGATATGTCTATATTAGACGGAAAAACCGTTATAATAAGAGCGCATGGAGTATCGCCAAGCAGAAGAGAAGCGCTTTCAAAACATGCAAAAAAATTAGTTAATCTCACTTGCAAATATGTTGCAAAAACTCAAGGTTTGGTAAAAAAATATAGTTTATTAGGCTATAGAATAATCGTTATTGGAAATCCTAACCATCCTGAAATTATAGGAGTATGCGGATTTGCTGACGATGTTTTTGTGATTTATAAAGACGCCGATTTAAATAATATTCCTAATAACGAAAAAAAAACTTTAATAGTAGCACAAACAACATTACAAAAAGATATTTTTTATAACTTCGTTTCAAAAATAAAAGAAAAATATAAAACATCCGAAATTATAATTAAAGATACTATTTGCGAAGCTACCGAACAGAGACAAAATGAAATATTGGATATCGCTAAAAGAAACGATGTAGTTTTGGTTATTGGCGGTTCTGAAAGCAGTAATACAAAAAATTTATATAAAATCGCTTCGGAAATAAAACCTTCTTTTTATGTAGAATATAAAGAAGATTTAGATAATTTAGATTTATCAAGTTATAAAAACATTGGAATAATGGCAGGCGCTTCGACTCCCGATTGGCTTATAGAAGAAGTCGCTCAAACTATTAAAGATAAATATGCAAGCAATGTATCAAAATTTTTTTCAAAGATATTCGATTTTCTAAATTACGGATATATATTTTTTTCGATTGGCGCGTTTTTAATGTCTTATGCGATTTACGATATTTTATCTCAAACATTTCAATATCAAATAGGAATTATAACCGCTTCTTATTATTTATATACGAGTTTAAGCAACGGTTATAGCAATTATGCAATTCGTATAAGCGATAAAAAAAGATTTGCTTTTTACAATAAATATAAATTATTTTTTATGTTTATTATTTTTATAAGTTGCGCGAGTATGTTTTATTTTTCTTATAAAATGAGCGTTGGAATTTTAATGCTTACGATATTGTCAAGTTTGCTCGGAATGGGATATAATATGAGTTTTAAAAATAAATCAAAATTCGATAATTCTTTATTCTTTAAACTATTTAAAAAACTTATTCCATTTAAAGCGATAGTAATATCCGTTGCCGTTACGATACTTTTAAACGGTTCTATATTTATTCTTAACAGAAATATAATTAAAGAAAAATTTTTTGCCTATTTATTTTCCGCAAGCATAGTTTTTATTTTTATGTTTATAAGACAAGCTTTAATAGAAATAAAATTTTCTCAAAGCGATAAAATAGCGGGAGCGGTGACTTTAACAGCGTATATCGAGCCTAAAAAATTAGCCATTTTGACGGGAATTTTGCCGATTGTTCCTATATTATTTATGTTTATTGGAATAATCATGCATCAATTTTCGCTTTCAAATAATATAAAATATCTTATTCCGATTGTTTATTCAAGCATAGTTTCTTTTATAGCAATGAGAAGAAATGCAATAACGATAAGCAGACATTTATTTTCTTTTTTAATCGATTCGCCATTATATATATTATTTTTAACGGCATTAATTTAA
- a CDS encoding peptidase U32 family protein has translation MNKIKKIELLSPVGNEIGLKAAVNSGANGVYFGAKSFNAREYAAENFDDKAIENAIKFAKLRNVKVYITVNTLVYNDEIDKAILLIKNIYNMGADAIIVQDLGIIDIVRNNLNIPMHASTQMSCNNTYSVKLLEKLGIERVVLARETSIENIKEIRKNTNIELETFIHGALCVSFSGQCAYSYLHGGRSANRGACAQACRMEYSGGKTDYPLSAKDLMTIDIIPNLIESGINSFKIEGRAKRSEYVAITTSIYRKAIDFALQNKNIETEKYKESLIKIFNRGGFSEGYYYNSKDIFENYKPNHNGEFIGKITDYKKNKIYIKADKELNVYDGLSFGESGKIGMQISDLYKENIRVKNGKGNLSFSAVLKNINVGDKVYRTTDKSQMDEANIIIESDNFKHLLNLNCIIDYDKKIKFKINSNYNEKLNLEYISDYLVEEAKNSETKESDIIKALSKTGGTVFKFENINIIINFEKPFIPVKVLNEARRSIINSLEKILIQNRKIDYDKNIKNIFKEKIEYPNTNLKVAIISDINHKVKDYDKIILFPKIYDTNIKKFFNEGLIDGIILPHITFDKDIELIKNIVLKDMIVICNNLGQIEALLGECIIWAGIGMNTINNKTVDFLYKLGVSTVISSIEARKKLKNTISIKRGFIPAMNFAFCPKSIAIGCDKCKEKNIIDSKNNIVIFDCVKMHNKISFILENINNKNGEIDIFI, from the coding sequence ATGAATAAAATTAAAAAAATAGAATTGCTTTCGCCTGTGGGAAATGAAATAGGATTAAAAGCGGCGGTTAATTCTGGAGCTAATGGAGTTTATTTTGGAGCAAAAAGTTTTAACGCGAGAGAATATGCTGCAGAAAACTTTGACGACAAAGCGATAGAAAATGCAATTAAATTCGCAAAATTAAGAAATGTAAAAGTTTATATTACAGTTAATACTTTGGTTTACAATGACGAAATAGATAAAGCTATTTTGCTTATAAAAAATATTTACAATATGGGAGCGGATGCAATTATCGTTCAAGATTTGGGAATAATAGATATTGTCAGAAATAATTTAAATATTCCAATGCATGCAAGCACTCAAATGTCATGCAATAATACTTATAGCGTTAAACTGCTTGAAAAATTAGGAATCGAGAGAGTTGTTCTCGCAAGAGAAACGAGCATTGAAAATATAAAAGAAATTAGAAAAAATACAAATATAGAATTAGAAACTTTTATTCACGGTGCTTTATGCGTAAGTTTTTCGGGGCAATGCGCCTATTCGTATTTGCATGGAGGAAGAAGCGCAAACAGAGGAGCATGCGCTCAAGCTTGCAGAATGGAATATAGCGGAGGGAAAACCGATTATCCTTTAAGCGCAAAAGATTTAATGACTATAGATATTATTCCAAATTTAATTGAATCGGGAATTAATTCTTTTAAGATAGAAGGAAGAGCTAAAAGAAGCGAGTATGTTGCAATAACTACTTCGATTTATAGAAAGGCTATAGATTTTGCATTACAAAATAAAAATATTGAAACTGAAAAATATAAAGAAAGTTTAATAAAAATTTTTAATCGCGGCGGATTTAGCGAAGGTTATTATTATAATTCAAAAGATATATTTGAAAATTATAAACCTAATCATAACGGAGAGTTTATAGGAAAAATAACGGATTATAAGAAAAATAAAATTTATATTAAAGCCGATAAAGAATTAAATGTATATGACGGACTTTCTTTTGGAGAGAGCGGAAAAATTGGAATGCAAATTTCAGATTTATATAAAGAAAATATTAGAGTTAAAAACGGAAAAGGTAATTTAAGTTTTAGCGCAGTTTTGAAAAATATTAATGTCGGAGATAAAGTTTATAGAACGACAGATAAATCTCAAATGGATGAAGCGAATATTATAATTGAAAGCGATAATTTTAAACATTTGCTCAATTTAAATTGCATCATTGATTACGATAAAAAAATAAAATTTAAAATTAATTCAAATTATAATGAAAAATTAAATTTAGAATATATAAGCGATTATTTAGTCGAAGAAGCAAAAAATTCTGAAACGAAAGAAAGCGATATTATAAAAGCGTTATCAAAAACGGGCGGAACGGTTTTCAAATTTGAAAATATAAATATTATTATAAATTTTGAAAAGCCTTTTATTCCCGTAAAAGTTTTAAATGAAGCAAGAAGAAGCATAATAAACTCTCTTGAAAAAATTTTAATTCAAAATCGAAAAATAGATTATGATAAAAATATAAAAAATATATTTAAAGAAAAAATAGAATATCCAAATACAAATCTAAAAGTCGCAATAATAAGCGATATAAATCATAAAGTTAAAGATTATGACAAAATAATTTTATTTCCAAAAATATACGATACCAATATTAAAAAATTTTTTAATGAAGGTTTAATTGACGGAATAATTTTACCGCATATAACTTTTGATAAGGATATCGAATTAATAAAAAATATAGTTTTAAAAGATATGATAGTTATTTGCAATAATTTAGGACAAATTGAGGCTTTACTTGGCGAATGCATAATTTGGGCTGGAATTGGAATGAATACTATAAATAACAAGACGGTTGATTTTTTATATAAACTTGGCGTTTCGACTGTTATATCTTCGATTGAAGCTAGAAAAAAATTAAAAAATACAATATCAATAAAGCGAGGATTTATACCTGCCATGAATTTTGCTTTTTGTCCAAAAAGTATTGCAATAGGATGCGATAAATGTAAAGAAAAAAATATAATCGATTCTAAAAATAATATTGTTATATTTGATTGCGTGAAAATGCATAATAAGATAAGTTTTATTCTTGAAAATATAAATAATAAAAATGGAGAGATTGATATTTTTATTTGA
- a CDS encoding DUF7149 domain-containing protein, which yields MKYKEISLNKFLSNFQISMPNEQIILNFSKELKKLLENTNKDNSEEYQKNEIGKFLNKVFEYDCNVKNKIDLAIYEDNQVRVIFEAKSVINKSEFVKENSNNLESKAFYESILYFLREIKTGNNNITFIILATAEVFYIIDSKTYLNNFSKNKDIIKAFKNCEENGGTDSSTTKFYEEVKNILPKIENEIYYLCINFKNILNNEFDKLGLLYSLLSPQVLLKRNTYIDANTLNVEFYNELLYILGLKENKENGKIEYSDIKNTFYDSISKTFKLDKDNNFEEIFSLLITWNNRILFLRLLESMLLSFEHIEAPFLDLEYLPDFNNLNILFFEVLAKKENERENISKKFEIIPYLNSSLFEKKELEREGKEIQFLQSNNLKIYQHSILKRDKNFNNKYLKNNKSEEIPLLEYLFAFLHAYDFTTTSQDLQNNIKTNYDKLINSAVLGLVFEKLNGYKDGSFYTPSFITNYMCNQSLEKIVIEKFNNSLSWECKTIDDIQISLDRFITNKESFNKAIKIFNEIRICDPAVGSGHFLVSALNELLLIKYNLGLLIDEDGRKLKDIKLELKNDEIVIRDSENNIHNYKRPKHENTDSHKIQRTIFFAKKEIIENNLFGVDINPNSCDITKLRLWIELLKYSYYRDIENKYLETLPNIDINIKCGNSIISRFDLKDSLKNIPKIDKLIKDYKCLVGKYKNADGENSKHSKREIEIKINEIKENLTLNLKAPKTINSLEKEIQAHIDKYGMYLIDDKNLLSGLTYTKNLLEIEELNENEKEEAFESYGRIQILRKKLDSVLSGKEYKNAFEWRLEFPEVLNENGDFIGFDLVIGNPPYIDYREIDKNTINKTKNYAVNENSNRPNIFCYFIEKGIEVANNNGILTFINPIAMLQSDFTYGTRKLLLEKGCINYIVDCSYIKVFASASTYPTIYEFKKNKKQGSIKIVLWKNDNFKHSHNIETYSKNEQLSINISKHKINFQKVGCRKLGEIGLLKWGTSQSGYGKKKILLSDFKKLNKSKRKEYNPIIQTADIKRYCIVWQKEYILTEIYSQNIQKDFKKPKIVIARMTKNIQASFDKNKFYMGKSTLIVDLKENPYYILGILNSKLADFWYKYYFGATHLACGYVRYDIPYLKQLPIPKINSKNKKIVDRIIRLVHRIIKSKENNFNANTSKLEIEINNLVYELYGLSKAEIKIIEKSNRN from the coding sequence ATGAAGTATAAAGAAATTTCGCTTAATAAATTTTTATCTAATTTTCAGATTTCAATGCCGAACGAACAAATTATTTTAAATTTTTCAAAAGAATTAAAAAAATTATTAGAAAATACAAATAAAGATAATTCGGAAGAATATCAGAAAAATGAAATCGGCAAATTTCTAAATAAAGTTTTTGAATATGATTGCAATGTTAAAAATAAAATAGATTTGGCAATTTACGAAGATAATCAAGTTAGAGTAATTTTTGAAGCTAAAAGCGTTATTAATAAATCGGAGTTTGTAAAAGAGAATTCCAACAATTTAGAATCCAAAGCTTTTTACGAATCGATTTTATATTTTTTAAGAGAGATAAAAACGGGAAATAATAATATAACTTTTATAATTTTAGCTACTGCGGAAGTTTTTTATATTATAGATTCTAAAACTTATTTGAATAATTTTTCTAAAAATAAAGATATTATTAAAGCGTTTAAGAATTGCGAAGAAAACGGAGGAACGGATAGTAGCACTACAAAATTTTACGAAGAAGTTAAAAATATTCTTCCAAAAATTGAAAATGAAATTTATTATTTATGTATTAATTTTAAAAATATTTTGAATAATGAATTTGACAAATTAGGTTTATTATATAGTTTGCTCTCTCCTCAAGTTTTATTAAAGCGGAATACATATATTGACGCAAATACTCTTAATGTTGAATTTTATAACGAACTTTTATATATTTTGGGACTTAAAGAAAACAAAGAAAACGGAAAAATTGAATATAGCGATATTAAAAATACTTTTTACGATTCTATTTCAAAAACTTTCAAACTTGATAAAGATAATAATTTTGAAGAAATTTTTTCTTTGCTAATAACTTGGAATAATAGAATTTTATTTTTAAGGCTTTTAGAATCAATGCTTTTAAGTTTTGAGCATATTGAAGCCCCGTTTTTAGATTTGGAATATTTGCCCGACTTTAATAATTTAAATATTTTATTTTTTGAAGTTTTGGCAAAGAAAGAAAACGAAAGAGAAAATATATCTAAAAAATTTGAAATAATTCCTTATCTTAATTCGAGTCTTTTTGAGAAAAAGGAATTGGAAAGAGAGGGAAAAGAAATTCAATTTTTGCAATCAAATAATTTAAAAATTTATCAACATTCGATTTTGAAAAGAGATAAAAATTTTAATAATAAATATTTGAAAAATAATAAATCGGAAGAGATTCCGCTTCTTGAATATTTATTTGCATTTTTGCATGCTTATGATTTTACAACGACTTCGCAAGATTTACAAAATAATATTAAAACAAATTACGATAAACTTATTAACTCTGCGGTTTTAGGGCTTGTTTTTGAAAAATTAAACGGTTATAAAGACGGAAGTTTTTATACTCCAAGTTTTATTACTAATTATATGTGCAATCAAAGTTTGGAGAAAATAGTTATTGAAAAATTTAATAATTCTTTAAGTTGGGAATGCAAAACTATAGACGATATTCAAATTTCGCTTGACAGATTTATTACGAATAAAGAGAGTTTTAATAAAGCGATTAAAATTTTTAATGAAATTAGAATATGCGACCCTGCGGTTGGAAGCGGACATTTTTTAGTTTCCGCATTAAACGAATTATTATTAATAAAATATAATTTAGGTTTGCTTATAGACGAAGACGGCAGAAAATTAAAAGATATTAAATTAGAACTTAAAAACGATGAAATAGTTATAAGAGATTCTGAAAATAATATTCATAATTATAAGCGTCCAAAACATGAAAATACGGATTCGCATAAAATACAGCGGACAATATTTTTCGCTAAAAAAGAAATTATAGAAAATAATTTATTCGGAGTCGATATTAATCCTAATTCTTGCGATATTACAAAACTTCGCCTTTGGATAGAATTATTAAAATATAGTTATTACAGAGATATAGAAAATAAATATTTAGAAACTTTGCCTAATATCGATATAAATATTAAATGCGGAAATTCTATAATTTCAAGATTCGATTTGAAAGATTCTTTAAAGAATATTCCAAAGATAGACAAATTAATTAAAGATTATAAATGCCTTGTTGGTAAATATAAAAATGCGGACGGCGAAAATTCAAAACATTCTAAAAGAGAGATTGAAATAAAAATTAACGAAATAAAAGAAAATTTAACTCTTAATTTGAAAGCTCCGAAAACTATAAACAGTCTTGAAAAAGAAATTCAAGCGCATATAGACAAATACGGAATGTATTTAATCGATGATAAAAATTTATTGAGCGGATTAACCTATACAAAAAATTTATTAGAAATCGAAGAATTAAACGAAAACGAAAAAGAGGAAGCTTTTGAATCTTATGGCAGAATACAGATATTAAGAAAAAAATTGGATTCGGTTTTAAGCGGTAAAGAATATAAAAACGCTTTTGAATGGCGACTTGAATTTCCTGAAGTATTAAACGAAAACGGAGATTTTATAGGATTTGATTTGGTTATAGGAAATCCGCCTTATATTGATTATAGAGAGATAGACAAAAATACGATTAATAAAACAAAAAATTATGCGGTAAATGAAAATTCTAATCGTCCCAATATTTTTTGCTATTTTATAGAAAAAGGAATTGAGGTTGCAAATAACAACGGAATATTAACATTTATTAATCCTATAGCGATGTTGCAATCCGATTTTACTTACGGAACAAGAAAATTATTATTAGAAAAAGGATGCATTAATTATATAGTCGATTGTTCTTATATTAAAGTTTTTGCTTCCGCTTCTACATATCCGACTATATACGAATTTAAAAAAAATAAAAAACAAGGTTCTATAAAAATAGTATTATGGAAAAATGATAATTTTAAACATAGTCATAATATAGAAACTTATTCTAAAAACGAACAATTATCAATTAATATATCAAAACATAAAATAAATTTTCAAAAAGTAGGCTGTAGAAAATTAGGAGAAATTGGGCTTTTAAAATGGGGAACTTCTCAAAGCGGTTATGGTAAAAAGAAAATTTTATTAAGCGATTTTAAAAAGTTAAATAAATCAAAGCGTAAAGAATATAATCCTATAATACAAACAGCCGATATAAAAAGATATTGCATTGTTTGGCAAAAAGAGTATATACTGACTGAAATTTATTCTCAAAACATACAAAAAGATTTTAAAAAGCCTAAAATAGTTATTGCAAGAATGACGAAAAATATTCAAGCAAGTTTTGATAAAAATAAATTTTATATGGGCAAATCGACTTTAATTGTAGATTTAAAAGAAAATCCATATTATATTCTTGGAATATTAAATTCAAAGTTAGCCGATTTTTGGTATAAATATTATTTTGGAGCAACTCATTTGGCATGCGGTTATGTAAGATATGATATACCGTATTTAAAACAATTGCCAATTCCTAAAATAAATTCTAAAAATAAAAAAATAGTCGATAGAATTATTAGATTAGTCCATAGGATAATAAAATCGAAAGAAAATAATTTTAATGCGAATACCTCTAAATTAGAAATTGAAATTAATAATTTGGTTTATGAATTATACGGTTTGTCAAAGGCTGAAATTAAAATTATTGAAAAGTCAAATAGAAATTGA